The nucleotide window CTAAGATGGATTTTTTGAGTGGCTCGGTCAGTCATGGTGAACAGCTCAAACAAAAAAAGAGCACGATTGAAGAAGAACTGGTCGTTGCTAAAAGAGAAGTCGATGACAAAACTGCTGCTGCCAGTGATATCGAAGAGCGAGTCAATGAGCTAACTGAGCGTGTCCAGTCTCTGCGTCTCATCGAAGCCAATATCAGTGGCAATGAAAAACGACTGGTCGAATGTAGACAGTCTTTGCAAAGGCTATCGGTCGATCGCATTGAGCTTAAGCAAAAAGAGCAGGGACTGGGAGCGCTTTTGGCAGAGTCCAGCTCAATAGAAAAGGACCTGGCAGAGTTTGAAGCAATAAGAGAAAAAGTACAAAAGCTAGATCATTTGCAACTTGCCATGCAGGAGTTGAGCGAGCGTAAGATCGCCCTCTCGGGCGAGCTTGCTACATTGCGCTCAAGGCTGGAACTTACCTGTGAGCAAAGACAAACTGAGTATAAAGAGACGCTGTCAAAACAGCAGGACTTGCTCAAAGAGACTGATGGTGCCGACAAAGTCATGGCGCAATATCAGGAATATTTGCAAATGGTCAAACTCGAAAGCGAGCTATCTCAGAAGCAAGAAGCTTTTGGTCAATTGACCAGGCGCTCACAGGAATTGACTGCTCAGGTGCAGGAAGCCAAAATCAGATTGGAAGCTGAAATTGAGCAGAAGCAGCGTAATATCAGTGATTTAAATGTACTCAGCGGCGGTCAGGATAGCCTCGAGAATGAAGGACAAGCCCTCAGTAAAGAAGCCGAAAATCTCGACAAATTAGAAGCTGAATTTGAAATTTGCGAAAGCCGTGGCATGGCCATCAAAAATGAGCTTGCTAATTTTGATCTAAAAATCGAAGACTTCAAAGTAAAGCAAAAAGAAAATCTGGACAAAATAAAAGAACTGGAAGAGCATGCCCATAGCTCTATCTGCCCTCTTTGTTCGGCGCCAATAGTAGACAGAGCGGCAGTCTGTCAGCTCTATTTGCAACAAAACGAAGAAATGCATCAGGAAATCAATAGACAGGAAGCGCAAAAAGAAAATCTCAATATTGAGCGTAATCAACTGCGAGTCAAATACATAGATCTCAAACGAGAACTGTCCGGGCGCAAAGAGTTAGATAAAAGAATCGGTCAATACAATGAGCGCATGCGCGCTGTGGACGGCGCCAGACAAAATCTGAGCAAATTGACTGGTGAGCTTGCCGCTCTCAAACAAAAACTGCTCACAGAAAACTACGCTCAACTTGAGCGTGAATCATTGATAAAAATTAGAGCGGAGCTAACAGCGATTGATTTTGATCCAGTCGTTTATACCTCTATGACCTCTCAGCTCAGGCTCAAGAGACATCTTGAAGGACGCAAAGAACAGCTAGAGAAGGACCTGGCTGAACTAAAGCGTGTGGAAGAGAAACTACCTCAATTAAAGGAAACAATCGAGACTCTCAAAGCGGAGTTAAGTAGTGAGTCATACGGTGGCCAACTGCGCGCTCAACTGGTAGAAGTGCAAAGTGGATTGAATGAGCACTCGTATAGCAGAGAAGAACATAGTCGTCTCAAGAGTCGCTTGAGTGAGTTGTTTCACCTGGCTGAAAAGTCACGCGACGTAAAAAAAGCTGAAGAAGAATTACCTCAAATTATCAGAAAGCTGGCGGAGATAAGCCTGGAAGAAGAACGCAATAATCGTCTGGCTCTGGAGCTTGAGGACGAACTCAAAGCGCTCAATGCCGAGTTTGTGCAGATGGATCAAGCCAAGCTTGCTCTCTCAGGATTGACGCCAGTATTGCAGGAGATGCGTCAGCAAAAAGAAGAAGCGGCCAGTAAGCTGGCTGTACTTACCGAAAAAGATTGTAGTATCGAAGCTGAGCTGGCCCTCTTAGGTGAGCGATTACTGGAAATAGAAGCACTAAGAGTTGAGCTTGATGACTTTGAGTTTCTCAGTGAGGCCCTGGGCAAAAAGGGCATACAAGCTGTTATCATCGAAAACGCCATTCCAGAAATTGAAAGCGAAGCAAATCGTATTTTGTCTAGATTGACTGACAATAAAATGCATGTGGCTTTGATTACTCAAGCTAAGACTAAGTCTGGCAGTATGTCTGAGACTCTGGATCTGGTTATCGGGGATGATCTCGGTACGCGTAATTATGAGTTGTACAGTGGTGGCGAGGCCTTTAAGGTCAATTTTGCTTTGCGCATAGCACTATCTCGCTTGCTGGCTAGAAGAGCCGGTGCCAAGCTGGAAACACTGATTATAGACGAAGGTTTTGGCTCGCAAGATGACGCCAGCCGTGAGCGTCTGGTTAAAGCTATACGCCTTGTGCAGCAAGAGTTTTCGCGAGTTTTGATTATCACTCACATCGCTGATGTTAGAGAGATGTTTCCAATTCAAATACAAGTCACCAAAGTCAATGGTGTCTCTCGTTTAGCCAGCGTCAGTTAGTTAGTACACTGCACGCTGTCTGACATAATCAATCTGACCATGGTTGGCTAGCAGTGCTGTGGCATGCCAGACGATAGCTGTCGGGCAGTAATTCAAGACAGCAAAAATAGTATCTAGGTTGGTTTTACCATCAGCCATTTTCATGATTTCTTTGAGTAGATGTTGCTCTCTTTCGCCTGGTTGTTCCTGGGCCAAAAGTTCATTCCATCCGGCTTCGGTGTAACAAGCTATAACAGGTGTCTTGAGGTCTTTGATGATGTGTCTGGCAGAAGTATAGTTATCTGCTGCCAGAGCAGCGTCCATCAGACTGTTCATCAAGCTGGGCATGGCTTGTCTGGGTATGGCTGGCACTTCGCTGTCCATGTTTTCTTTTTCGACAAAATTAAATGAGCCTGTCTCGTATGTACTGATAAATTCTACTAATGCATCAAGACCAATGAGTTTGCCCAGGGCTGCGCCAATCGGTTTGCCATCTGCAATCAAAAGGACAAAGTTACGGTTGCTCGCTCCGTCTTCCACCGAGAGAATACCGCTTCTATTGCCGCTGGCCACTGATTGGATGATTTCGGCGCCATCTAGTGCGCCAAGCTCTCCTTTGACGGCCATAAACTTGCGCTGTGGTTTAAATTCAGCTGGTATAAAGCGTGCCTTAGCCAGTGAAAGAGTTACTCTTAGCGCGTTTGGTAGGGCGCCGCGCTGATCTGGTCGAGCCAGGTTCTCGGCATAGACCATGGCCAGCTTGGCTCTCGATAGCACATCTTCGCCTTTGAGGGCATCAAAAGGAAATATTGCAAGTCCCAGACTTATTACCAGATGGTGCTGCACAGTTTTTTCGACACGCATTGATGTCTCAAGTAAACGACCTAGCTCCAGGCAACATTCTTCGTAAAACGATTCATTTTCGCCTTTCATAAGCACCGCAAACTCAAGTTGTTGTGCTCTGATAAATTCTAATTTGTTGAGATCTCCTAGTTTGGCGGCCATTTGCGAGTTGCGTAGATGTTTGAGTGCGACTGTTACGGCAAGAGCATAGTTGTCAACGCTGCCGTCGATGTTACCGCTTTCGGCATTGATACTAAAGTAAGCAATGGCATAAGTCTGACCTGATGTCACACCTATTGTATTGGTCAGATCGCTTACTACTTCCTGGAGATAAGCGCGGTTACGCAAGTCTGTCAGCGGGTCGGTCCAGACTTTTTCTTCTTTGGCTTCTCTCAGCAAAAGACCATGATAAACAGACGACGTCT belongs to Candidatus Obscuribacter sp. and includes:
- a CDS encoding SMC family ATPase yields the protein MSYADATLDLTGIPVVCLTGLNGAGKSALLDAVTWAIFEEARASSDDLVRLGEREMWVDVIFAHEGSLYRVRRSRHRSGRAGSSKGSSKGNLEFMVADSAEIDANSSASAQYANIKWNSLTAASMKETGKHILDLLRMDYDTFLNSAYLRQGRSDEFALKPPSERKQVLSEILGLSYFDKLRDEARDRVRFLKAKMDFLSGSVSHGEQLKQKKSTIEEELVVAKREVDDKTAAASDIEERVNELTERVQSLRLIEANISGNEKRLVECRQSLQRLSVDRIELKQKEQGLGALLAESSSIEKDLAEFEAIREKVQKLDHLQLAMQELSERKIALSGELATLRSRLELTCEQRQTEYKETLSKQQDLLKETDGADKVMAQYQEYLQMVKLESELSQKQEAFGQLTRRSQELTAQVQEAKIRLEAEIEQKQRNISDLNVLSGGQDSLENEGQALSKEAENLDKLEAEFEICESRGMAIKNELANFDLKIEDFKVKQKENLDKIKELEEHAHSSICPLCSAPIVDRAAVCQLYLQQNEEMHQEINRQEAQKENLNIERNQLRVKYIDLKRELSGRKELDKRIGQYNERMRAVDGARQNLSKLTGELAALKQKLLTENYAQLERESLIKIRAELTAIDFDPVVYTSMTSQLRLKRHLEGRKEQLEKDLAELKRVEEKLPQLKETIETLKAELSSESYGGQLRAQLVEVQSGLNEHSYSREEHSRLKSRLSELFHLAEKSRDVKKAEEELPQIIRKLAEISLEEERNNRLALELEDELKALNAEFVQMDQAKLALSGLTPVLQEMRQQKEEAASKLAVLTEKDCSIEAELALLGERLLEIEALRVELDDFEFLSEALGKKGIQAVIIENAIPEIESEANRILSRLTDNKMHVALITQAKTKSGSMSETLDLVIGDDLGTRNYELYSGGEAFKVNFALRIALSRLLARRAGAKLETLIIDEGFGSQDDASRERLVKAIRLVQQEFSRVLIITHIADVREMFPIQIQVTKVNGVSRLASVS